In Diadema setosum chromosome 2, eeDiaSeto1, whole genome shotgun sequence, the DNA window ttctgtaTAACTTCATGTTTGCTAAAATGATAAAGGTTCGTTTTGGTGTTATTTCGAAAGTTTGCTATTCTAAAGGTTCGtgattgcaaaaatgaaatgtactTCGTATCATAAGGTTATTCATCCATGAATATAAAAAGGATtgttattccggagattcgtgTAAATCCGAAAATAAAGCGATGGTGCGTACTATACCATACCTTTGGACTTTagaacatcatttcattttcggattaaccaaccttcggaataacgaatcttggcgacaacgaactgtaaccattaAAAACCAGCACCAAAATCACATTGGAGccttgaaaacaaaatcttcttTTTGTCTCCTTCAGTGGATCAACACAACGGGATCGGAGAGGTTAAAAGGATCGATTATAAGGATAAACTATTCTTGCTTCCACGATGTTCAGCCACCATCTTGTCTCGTCTTCAAGATCGCTGGTTCAAGAGATTGTAAGTAAACGCTGCCTCTGTCCTAATTTTACTCTGTTTGTACGTGTTTATTTTCCTCGACCATAATGGGGAAGCGTTGAAATTGATGCCCTATTTATCTGTTTTATGCTACGacgtgttttttgtttaatcGGTTCATTCGGGCATTGCACTCTCTCAGGATACAGGGCTATATATTCCATGGGTAGGGAGGAAGTTAAAGAAGGGGAGGTGATGGGAAGGACGGGGTAAGTTTGCACTTGTTCATTTAAAATGTTTATTATCACGTAAAtcatacctccccccccccccccctcccaatgTGATGACAAAACACGTCCGGTCAATTTGTACTCTCACTAACAGATCGACACTAAAGGTAAATTTAGGTGTCTTTGATTACAAAATTGGAATTGGCGCAGTGACTTGTGTATGTACATAAATGTAATTATGtcagtatgtatgtgtatatacacaATAATCATACGTTAATGTACATGCTATACATTCGTAAAGATCCTAAAGTACATGCACACAATTATCATATCTCTACTTAAACACTTCATATTTTGACATAAGATAAATGTATCATAGCGGTAAAGTATATCATGTATCACGATATCACGAATCACAATAACACTTGGCATTATCTTCAGTAGATGTCAACATGTTGTTGAATCAAGTTATCTTCGGATTACGAGCTTTCTGATCTACCATTTGAACTGCCCGTTATGTAGAGAATGTATACCTTGTGTGATTTCATTTCGGACTCACTGGGAAGCTTCACGGGCTGATGACATCAGACATTAATGACTTAATGGCGAAGTGGTTTCCCACGAGATGATCAGTCAAGGCGCCCTCATTAACGACCAGTCTCTGGTAATAACATATCATATCAAAAGATAATATATATTGACGTCAAGTCCCAACATCAATACCTTTTGATGCTACCTCTCACCGATTCCCCctcctccacacacacacacacctacgcgcatacacacacacacaactatacaTATAAAATTATGCACAGTCACACATGGACATGGTCACACAATATTTTTATGCCACTTTTTTCTTCACTTGTATGAGAAATGTTCAAGTTTGTTTGAGAAACATAAGGTCTACATATATCTTTTAAGcatctctctcctcctccctctccttctcttcctctctctctacccccccccctcttccccccccccccccccccccgcccccacccgctgtctctctctctctatcgtGAAATATCGTTCCGgtgggtgtttcataaagctgttcgtaaagttacgaacaacttacgagcgactggtgatcagttcttgtgctgaattatggaaattctgataagtgtagcacatcagaactgatcaccagtcgctcgtaagttgttcgtaactttacgaacagctttatgaaacagggcccggAACACTTATTTTGCCAAATCTTGATTTTTTAAGGtttctgtgtgaaaaaaaaaatccttctgtAGATTTGAGGATGATAGCTTAGATTACAACACTCTCTTTTTGCAAAGCATGTCGCCTAGATAGAGCTTGCGGCTGATAAATCGATGGGTCTTGCAGCCGTAGTGAAACAAGTTACAATGACTTGCTACCCATACAATCATTAGCGGGAACAAGTATGTACAAATTATTACATACAAATCAAAGTGATTTTGTTTGTAATCTTTTAGGTGATTATTACCAGTCCTCTTTCACTTTATCATTCTTCTTTATATTGCCAAATATCGAAGCCGTTCCATGCACAAAGAACTGTAGAATTAGGAAcgtcacattattatgtatagCACATCAAACAGCAAGTCATTGCCTCATATCTGTATAATAAACCATATAGAGCTGTACGTGAGGGAAAATTGAATACAAGAAATCGTGGGGAGAATTCAATTTCCCATTACCAAACCTCTTAAGGGTGGGATGACCTTGATGGAGAAACACCTTACTATGATACAGACTGCACACCACAACGTTctggcagaaatttatttttgttttttttgtttgtttttttgttgaaagAGACGGCTATGAGACTAtgtagaaatacaatgtaattcacCACACCCAAAACCATTCAATCACAATGTAACATAGCTACATTTTTCTCCTCGTGTGGAGGCATTGTTGTCCCCGTAGGTTTTTAATTCGTTGGAATGTCAACCTATTACATTCATGGCACCGTCGTGAATGTGTTCCCTCTCTCTTTAACATCCCTTTCATctactccctctctctccccatcACTCTCCTTCCCTCGCAATGTCCCTCCCTCTCTCCACCTCTAACACTCATTCtccctaacacacacacacacacacacacatacacacgcacacacaaacacgaatacacatacatgtacttatatcttcttctttttttttcgctattaaagggatagtacagtattggtggagatgagaattgggtttttaactttttgcgagataccaagaaaacacttgtgatattgtacagagcataccatttcaacaggaattcaaagtttattggatgaaaatcgggtttggaatgactgaaacatccaaaaacaaagtaaaacaaagcgatcgtaataaagtgtgggtcccacactttattagaatcgctcttttttggatatctcagccatttcaaaaccaattttcatcaaataaacgttgaattcctcataagaattacatgctctttcatatttcataagaggtttctcattatctcatcaaaaaatgttagaaacctgatattaggtctcaaccaaaactatacgatccctttaatttctTGGGCCTCCTCAATCTCATGAATCTATGTTGACTCGTTCTGGCTCTGTTTACCGAATGTTACCCTTCAGTCACCGTCATTCTGTTCCTTCCGTGTAAAGCGCCAGGAGCTGACTAGAACATAGGTGAATAATCATTTAAGTCTGCAAGCTTACAAAGGCCAACCCATGGCAGAAAAAGCACTAAATAAGAGATATACCGACATGGATaggagatgattttttttttctttaaatctctTTCCTTCCCTAGATTCTGTAGCAACCGATGTTCTCCTGCAAACGAAGACAACGCCATCTACGGCAAGGAATAGGCTAGGCTTGAGCAACGGTTTGGAGAGTATGACGTCCGTCTACAACGGGTCAACCACACCGGGGCCCGCCGCAACGCTGGCGACCGCAGGAGGCAATGGCACGACTCGGAACGGGACGACGACGGGTGGGTGTGGTTTTAAGCTTTACATCAGCAGTCAAGTGCAAGACAGTTTGTCTTTCAGTCTGTCTGTCCTCGTAATCTACAGGGCTGGCGGAGTCAGAGAACATTGCTTTCATTTGCCACATCAACTACACTCGCTGAAACTCTGGTGATTCCATCTTGATGGTCGATAATGATCGTGAAAGCTTCGCTCGTTTTGAATGTTACGAGCGAAGTCTTATTTGCCCTTGTCTGCATTGAATCTAATTCAGTCCTGAATAGCCAGATAGCACTGTAACACGAATGTATGACACGCGCTTGAAGGTTAGTAGTATGAGAATATGTGATTTTCCTATAAGACTTTCAAGTTTATCCTATTTACAGGTTAATCTAAACCGGATCTTTATTGCTGCGTTCGAATTTCTTGTGTAGGCCCTATGGCAATCAGGCCAGATTTTGTACCAAGGGATTCAAGAAATGCTTATTTTTATGGCCTAGGAGCGGTGTCTTGCATCCCGTTTCCATGGTTACGTGTTGGTTTCGTATTATCACATTCAACCAAGCATTATACGCCTTCCTTAATTCTCTCTGGAAAATACACACCGCAAAGGCCTGTGTTCACAAAAATAGCAAATAACAATGAGAGTAGCTACAAATACATACAGACCATTTTGGAATCAGTGtaatgttaaaacaaaataaatgaacaaaacctAGCCGGCCAGACTTGCAACATGTATTTACAAAAGTTCTTGTACAGAAACACAAATCTTAGAGATCGACACTTTCTTATCTTACGAATAACGTCAATTATTGAGCAAGTTTTAACTTCTGGCTGTTGCACATTCAAGAATATTGAGCTCTCTTACAGAGTGCATAGATTGTTTTGATACTCGTTTCCCTGAAACTGTTATGTTATGTTGTATTAAGCAGATGATCCGCAGTCTGCATACGAGGAGCGACTTGAGGTGATCGTGACAGGCCTGTGTGTCGGGGTAGCTGTCCTACTCTGTCTCTGGCTAGCCTGCTTCCTCGTGGAGAAGCGTTCACAGTCCAAGTACATGTAAGTATCAATTCATGAGTCCAGCTGAGCattattgtatgtttttgtaataagaaataaaacagTTTGTTTCTTAGATATGTCATAAAAATAGAGGTCCCTTGTACACGTTGTatgagagcgagagagagagagttcacAACTAACCCGCGCAAAGATCCAAGTTCACGTTTGGTGCGGAGTAGGTTGCAAGCACGTTCAAGTGGTCAGTCCCACGTAGGGGGACGTGGGGCAGGATGGGCCACATTTCACTAAATGTGCTTTATTTCAAATACTACGTCACAAACTACCACATGAAACAGGATTTGCAAAGATCATTGTGTAAGGCAACACAGTCACACGTAATATCATCGTAAttgccttcttttattttacgTAATAGCCATCTCAAAATAGCCGAATCTGTCCCATCCTGCCCCACATACGTGGGGCACGATGGGACAAACAATGAAGACGCATATTTCTGTGTTCCACTTGAAACGGTCGCTCTTTCGTTTGTAATTCCGGACCAttctgaaactgaaaaaaagaataaaacatacATATCAACCACATCAAATATGATGGGGCAAAATGGGACACCCGCCCATCCTGCCCCGAGGTGGATGTCCCATCCTgccccatgcacacacacactacacttCTAAGCTCTACACAATACATGCAATGACATACAGTCTGCCTACATTTTGGGaaataaacttgatgtatatacTATAAAAACCACACAATATCAACGTTCTACCTTGCTTCATATTATGCCAGGGATACTATACATTTCTTAACTGCAGAAATTCTGCCGTcatcaatatcaatttttttttttttttgcgtttgtCCACCAAAGCTCAAGAGAATCTCAGCTTCACAGAGCGTAAAGATGGCTTCCTGACAGCGTGCTTTTTATCAGTGCAGATTATAGTGCCCTCTGATGCTTATTTAGATAGTTATCGCATTGTCCCATCCTGCCCCGGTGTCCCATCTTGCCCCACCTTCCCCTACACTTTAAAGCAAATACAATCATACACATCCCTTCTGATTCGCCACAAGTGTATGGTAATCGTCTGCAAACGGCATCAACGAGGCACATTGTGCCAAGCGAATGAATCAGTGAGTGACGAATGCGGAAACCAAAATCATTTTGTAGTTATTTCAAGCtgtaataatgacaacaacaatgacGATAACAACTGACGAAGTAGTCGCCGGTTGCTGCCGAGCTGCCTGCAGGAcgtgtagcaaaatcagcccgtcctcaacgggttaaaatttGTCTTCCACAGTTGTTGTAAGCCGCTCTATTTATTGGGACCCACACATTCTTcaatctacaatttattatgtaGATGGACATCATAACGTGATCCATTGTCGGAGACAGGGGTAATAGGCTGCAGAAAGACTCATGAAGCGCTGCAACTCCGTGACGTGTCGGTATTGTTACTAGTCATACGAATCCATAAGATTGttggagaaaaatacaaatcattttATAACCAAAAGAAAGAAGCAGTAATATTCCTTGGATTCCATCACATTTTCTGGAAAACACAGCAAAGATATTCAAGGGCAGGTTGTGAGTATgctgcatgatttttttttttttttttactttaaacaCTAGGACAAATACACAATAAATCAAATTATAGTAATTCGTTCTAAAAATCCACATCAACTACCAAAACAGACAAAGAGTGGCTTGTTTAGACTTCATTTCGCTCTTTGAACGATGCGCGTTGCCCTTCTATATAACCTGCGGGCTGTTTAGGCAGGTATGGGTTTGATTTGTGTACTCTTGTTTACattcttttctgttttgttttgctttgttttcgtTGCTGTGGTTTTCGTGTGGTTTGCAGGAAGCGTGGGTCTGACAAACAGAATGTATCACAGACCCGCCAATATCCACACGATGTCGCGACAGTGAGAAAAACACTTATGGTAAGTATGAAcgctgaagaaaaacaaacacacaacgcCTCTCACTGTTCAAGTTGACCGAAACATAGAAAGGACgaaggaaaagaaacaatgtGCTGAAAGTTTCATCGAAATCAGTCAAAGAAATGTCTGAAAGTTAAGGAATTCTAAAGTTTGATGCTGTTTTCTCGAGACGAGGATAGTGATCATACTCACATGTGCACACTAGGTGAGATGAGGATGTCGCCCCCTACGGCTCTCGTATTCATATGTATATAGTCATTTTGACGTCACGTTTGATAGTGTCAATTATTGAAAGCCACTCTAGCCCCTTTCCCTTCAACAACACAAATCATCGCTCAGTCATTAAACGCTCAGAACAATATGACGCAAAGGTAACTTCTTCCATTTAAATTATCCATTGTCCAAAATGTAATCAtccattatttaaaaaaaaaaaatcagttgtcAATGACCTACTTGTGACGCAATAATATCATCGCATCATATAGTGTAAATATGAGATAGTGACCTATATTAGTGATTCGTAAAACACGTGTTAATTGGAATTTCAAGATTTCCTCCCGTTTTGCTGGATTTTAGCGACATTTTTAGGGTTCGGTTTTTCATTCCTTAGGATGAGACTTACACCCTTCTGTTCTTTCGTTGCTTTTCTAGAAGCATTCATTTCTTTCATGGCGGCTGTGTTAAACCTATCACTACAATGTATTCACTGCTTTTGGTTTATTCCATTAATCATAGTGATTACTATGAACATGAAATCAAAGATACAATAACAATGCCCATGGGATAAAACAACAATACACTCTATATAAAGATCTTCATGTTTCTCGATTCTTTATTGTTCTGAAGTTCAGTCATCTAGAACCCtccttgtttatttttatttaatcaatcaatcaatcaatcaatcgaccATACAGGAAATTTACGACATGCCGATGATCCGCGTGGCCCAGTCCGACGACGAGGCCTCTGAAAGCGGCTCCTCGGCCCAGTCATCCCGTGGGCGAGGTCGTCTGGAAAGTGAAGGCGACGAGCAGAACAGCTCGACGAACATCTCGTCATCAGACCAGCCGACGGGAGCCGACTCCTCGTCCTCTGAAGACACTCTACGAAAGAAGGAGCCGAAGAAAAAATCAGCCAGCTTCAGCGAACCGCGGGTTCATCTCGACATTCCAAAGGTGTTTGATTTAAATAGGACATGATCGAATAAGTTTTGTAAAGCTTggagtatttttctttttccggcGGTAGCTGGTTTTAATTTGAGCAGCCAGTGTTCAGTACATTCCATCCAATCTGCAATTGGCACATTGTCTTACCGTTTCTATATGGTTATCATACAATCATCACCTCgtagaaagaagaaataagaaagaaacaaattttccGTATTTTCTGTATTTGCTTGCATTGTAATCTCTTTCAGTAATATAGATTCTGTTTCGTTCAAACGCAGGATACAGCAACAGACAAGTTCGGTCAGTGGCGGCCGGTAGCAAAGATTGGTTCACCGGGTGAGGTACGCTCAAacaagttcatcaaaacttctCCGCCAGCACATCCGAAACGAGCACTGGTGGGCGGCAGGTCGCCGTCGATCTTGAAGAAGCCAGGTAACATTAGTGCTAACAAGTCTCCGCCGTCGATACTTCGATTCTCCCGAGGTCGACGATCGCGAGAGGAGTGCACGACCATCGAGATGAACTCGCTGGGCCATTCGCCGAAGAAACAGATGAAGCTGGTGTCGGCGCTCAAGTCGTCGGAGTCGAAAAGACACAAACGGACTCGATTCAAGATGGACGAGCCGGATGAGGCACCCGTCGTGGCGGGCAACTGCGCAGGCGCAGATGTAGCCGCGGCTGGGCGCAAGGCGTCGCCCGTCACCGACACGCCTAAGCAGCTGGTCACGTGCGAGGTGCACTTCCAGATGCCCACACATGCGACTCTGAACGGAGACCTCGAGGCCGAAGACGATttcgatgatgatgacgaggaagtGACGGAAAGGACTCCACTTAAAAAGGACGTCGACTTTGTTGTCGTTGAGAAAGGTCTAATGAGCAAGTGTAACTTTAACTTGAGCTGGGAGGATACTGACGGGCTGCCGTGTACAGACGTATGACCAAAGCCTTAGCGCCTTGGCTCAGCctggggaggtgggaagagctCCCTGCTCAGCCTCTCCTTCTCAGAGATT includes these proteins:
- the LOC140246344 gene encoding uncharacterized protein: MKDHCALSVITWTTVIVASAHHGPQRDLGMHLPFQSLLLIMITSPIVIATAIAASPSTTPHSSLSNEEDDLEIESSTSSSLSLAPTPSSLFRDTRSSRTCLLGNYPAGNANSKLVMNVSRLVDGDLVQIPCRGGCENLCRTIGAVRIRCDLRDWPCKCKCATGTTLRMDRGMCTDYPSECTTPLSAAASASVRLPVPLLDFPPSQPEPLNSTSFTSQPLPSSSISSSPSLSFPLPSTDVEASSVLGRGTEQEGPATGTTCRITQAYHTSVNTGGKDAIEMNIAALPWQLKFSAANRSLSIQWINTTGSERLKGSIIRINYSCFHDVQPPSCLVFKIAGSRDYSVATDVLLQTKTTPSTARNRLGLSNGLESMTSVYNGSTTPGPAATLATAGGNGTTRNGTTTDDPQSAYEERLEVIVTGLCVGVAVLLCLWLACFLVEKRSQSKYMKRGSDKQNVSQTRQYPHDVATVRKTLMEIYDMPMIRVAQSDDEASESGSSAQSSRGRGRLESEGDEQNSSTNISSSDQPTGADSSSSEDTLRKKEPKKKSASFSEPRVHLDIPKDTATDKFGQWRPVAKIGSPGEVRSNKFIKTSPPAHPKRALVGGRSPSILKKPGNISANKSPPSILRFSRGRRSREECTTIEMNSLGHSPKKQMKLVSALKSSESKRHKRTRFKMDEPDEAPVVAGNCAGADVAAAGRKASPVTDTPKQLVTCEVHFQMPTHATLNGDLEAEDDFDDDDEEVTERTPLKKDVDFVVVEKGLMSKCNFNLSWEDTDGLPCTDV